Proteins found in one Oreochromis niloticus isolate F11D_XX linkage group LG22, O_niloticus_UMD_NMBU, whole genome shotgun sequence genomic segment:
- the LOC100690024 gene encoding transmembrane protein 74 — protein MADLELFYFDQPDPRDVSLVLDEESIGDSGEKSLHPGGGECSAPWTEIRGAPRPEEETETSFTCKHQHDEDADDVQLIGASPQTCRLSRRSSSELYEEEEEVMEEEEEDIPELYLLSDDDLSSEDSGKSVDYGFIIAVTCLVTGISLVAIAYTVPRDVRVDPDTVTAREMERLEREKARVGAHLDRCVIAGLCLLTLGGVLLSTLLMISMWKGEMMRRKAFAYSKHAAKLYGSISLRAGSSPTRESCSHLSVADEDLEVLS, from the coding sequence CCGGATCCCAGAGACGTCTCCCTGGTTTTAGATGAAGAAAGTATCGGCGACAGCGGTGAAAAGTCACTTCATCCCGGCGGAGGAGAGtgttcagcaccatggacagagaTCAGGGGAGCTCCGCGTCCGGAGGAGGAAACGGAAACATCTTTTACTTGCAAACACCAACATGATGAAGATGCTGATGATGTCCAGCTGATAGGTGCGAGTCCACAAACCTGCAGACTGAGTCGGCGCTCCTCGAGTGAACTatacgaggaggaggaggaggtaatggaggaagaggaggaggacatCCCGGAACTTTACTTGCTGTCCGACGACGACCTCTCCTCTGAGGACTCGGGGAAGTCTGTGGATTACGGCTTCATCATCGCCGTGACTTGTCTGGTAACTGGCATCTCTCTGGTCGCCATAGCTTACACGGTCCCCAGGGACGTCCGGGTGGACCCGGACACTGTGACCGCCCGGGAGATGGAGCGTCTAGAGAGGGAGAAAGCCAGAGTGGGAGCCCATCTGGACCGGTGTGTCATAGCGGGACTGTGTCTGCTCACCCTCGGGGGCGTGCTGCTGTCCACGCTGCTCATGATCTCCATGTGGAAAGGGGAGATGATGAGGAGGAAAGCCTTCGCCTATTCCAAACACGCAGCAAAGTTGTACGGCTCCATCAGTTTGAGAGCTGGCTCCAGCCCCACTCGGGAATCCTGCTCACATTTGTCAGTGGCTGATGAGGATTTAGAAGTGCTCAGCTG